One Pseudomonas muyukensis DNA segment encodes these proteins:
- a CDS encoding KamA family radical SAM protein, which yields MRRTQLASPPMRVFSHQRLGQIAQLVRHAPQLMESISLVARVLPFKVNDYVIKHLIDWHDVPNDPIFRLTFPQAQMLDAEDLDRLAHCVRSGAGEQALETLVQRVREGMNPHPAQQHLNAPLLDGERLLGVQHKYPQTVLFFPSHGQTCHSYCTFCFRWPQFIGDKSLKFASNDGAQLHRYLARHPEVSDVLFTGGDPLVMTAAHLKRYLEPFLDPALRHVTTIRIGTKALTYWPYRFVSDVDTPQLMALLRRLVDSGKHIALMAHLNHWRELSTPIAQEAVAALQQLGIVIRAQGPVLRHINDSAATWKRNWQEQVRLGIVPYYMFVERDTGPRDYFQIPLARALSIYNGAIEAVSGLAKTARGPSMSAGPGKVEVSGTLEVHGQRHFLLKFIQARDPRWLGRPFLARYSETACWLDQLQPPEGQAEFFFEAGYRRFMEQAALGGEA from the coding sequence GTGCGTCGAACGCAGCTGGCATCCCCGCCCATGCGCGTGTTCAGCCATCAGCGGCTCGGGCAGATTGCGCAACTGGTCAGGCATGCACCGCAGCTGATGGAGTCCATCAGCCTGGTGGCGCGGGTGCTGCCGTTCAAGGTCAATGACTATGTGATCAAGCACCTGATCGATTGGCACGATGTTCCCAACGATCCGATCTTCCGCTTGACCTTCCCCCAGGCACAGATGCTCGATGCCGAGGACCTCGACCGGCTCGCTCACTGCGTGCGCAGCGGGGCCGGCGAGCAAGCGTTGGAGACCTTGGTGCAGCGTGTGCGCGAAGGCATGAACCCGCATCCGGCACAGCAGCATCTGAATGCCCCGTTGCTCGATGGTGAGCGCTTGCTCGGGGTGCAGCACAAGTATCCGCAGACGGTGTTGTTTTTCCCCAGCCACGGCCAGACCTGCCACAGCTATTGCACGTTCTGTTTTCGCTGGCCGCAGTTCATTGGCGACAAGTCGCTGAAGTTCGCCTCCAACGATGGCGCGCAATTGCACCGCTACCTGGCGCGCCATCCAGAGGTCAGCGATGTGCTTTTCACCGGCGGCGACCCGCTGGTGATGACTGCGGCTCATCTCAAGCGCTACCTGGAGCCTTTCCTGGACCCGGCCCTGCGCCATGTCACCACGATACGGATCGGTACCAAGGCCTTGACGTACTGGCCCTACCGCTTTGTCAGTGATGTCGACACACCGCAACTCATGGCGTTGCTGCGGCGCCTGGTGGACAGTGGCAAGCACATCGCGCTCATGGCCCACCTCAATCATTGGCGCGAGTTGTCCACGCCGATTGCCCAGGAAGCGGTGGCCGCGCTCCAGCAGCTGGGTATCGTCATCCGCGCCCAAGGGCCGGTCCTCAGGCACATCAACGACAGTGCCGCGACCTGGAAGCGCAACTGGCAGGAACAGGTGCGCCTGGGCATCGTGCCCTACTACATGTTCGTCGAGCGCGATACCGGCCCACGTGATTATTTCCAGATCCCGTTGGCGCGCGCGCTGTCGATCTACAACGGGGCCATCGAGGCGGTGTCGGGGCTGGCCAAGACCGCTCGCGGCCCCTCCATGAGCGCGGGGCCTGGCAAGGTTGAGGTCAGCGGTACCTTGGAGGTGCATGGGCAGCGCCATTTCCTGTTGAAGTTCATCCAGGCCCGTGATCCGCGCTGGCTGGGCCGTCCGTTTTTGGCCCGATACTCCGAGACGGCCTGCTGGCTGGACCAGTTGCAGCCACCCGAGGGGCAGGCCGAGTTCTTCTTCGAGGCCGGCTACCGGCGCTTCATGGAACAGGCCGCGCTGGGAGGTGAGGCATGA
- a CDS encoding lytic polysaccharide monooxygenase auxiliary activity family 9 protein produces MNKPQTQGPLRHGRVTTPASRGMVAIDLGVLSGWQVDEMEGGKNFPALAAGPFPAPFQTDNPSVAPPADGYILSGGKADARDCVNFTDEEMSKKLNRAFTWPLINVDAGQVFKVTWKYTAPHTTRGYRWLITKDGWDPKQRISRAQLDAQPFAEDFYPQVPYYSHAGELKAKVDHEVKLPANKKGRHVIVLMWIVANTGNAFYQAFDVDFQ; encoded by the coding sequence ATGAACAAACCACAAACCCAAGGCCCACTGCGTCACGGTCGTGTCACCACCCCAGCCTCGCGCGGCATGGTCGCCATCGATCTCGGTGTACTGAGCGGCTGGCAGGTCGATGAAATGGAAGGTGGCAAGAACTTCCCGGCCCTGGCCGCCGGTCCGTTCCCGGCGCCGTTCCAAACCGACAACCCCAGCGTCGCGCCACCGGCCGATGGCTACATCCTCAGCGGCGGCAAGGCCGACGCCCGCGACTGCGTCAACTTCACCGACGAGGAAATGAGCAAGAAGCTCAACCGTGCCTTCACCTGGCCGTTGATCAATGTCGACGCCGGGCAAGTGTTCAAGGTGACCTGGAAGTACACCGCGCCCCACACCACCCGTGGCTATCGCTGGCTGATCACCAAGGATGGCTGGGACCCGAAACAGCGCATCAGCCGCGCACAGCTCGACGCGCAACCCTTCGCCGAGGACTTCTACCCGCAGGTGCCGTACTACAGCCATGCCGGCGAGTTGAAGGCCAAGGTCGACCACGAAGTGAAGCTGCCGGCCAACAAGAAAGGCCGTCACGTCATCGTGCTGATGTGGATCGTCGCCAACACCGGCAACGCCTTCTACCAGGCCTTCGACGTCGACTTCCAGTAA
- a CDS encoding MipA/OmpV family protein, whose protein sequence is MRVATGFRKTLITPLALNAALASVQAQADQQPSATAGIWGDSTDVTLGLAAVNGPRYLGSKRSSAAVLPQLRIERGIFFFDLEDGLGLQWQAASGFAASASIGRDAGRADGDSQHRHGSDTLAGMGAIGGASVLNLQVSQPLSDWLAVRAKAELRTGGEQRGDQYALGFVSTLFAGDRDRLTWSVDAHAGSARFNQTYFGVNAAQSRNTGFARYSADQGIYAYSSELSWLHAFDAHWSSVAGIELSHYTDQVRNSPIITRSTTATSYLGVNYSF, encoded by the coding sequence GTGCGCGTCGCCACTGGATTTCGTAAAACCCTGATCACCCCACTCGCCCTGAATGCCGCACTGGCCAGCGTGCAGGCGCAGGCCGACCAACAACCCAGCGCCACCGCTGGCATCTGGGGCGACAGCACCGATGTCACCCTGGGCCTGGCTGCGGTCAACGGCCCCCGCTACCTGGGCTCGAAACGCTCCAGCGCAGCCGTGCTGCCACAGCTGCGGATCGAGCGCGGGATCTTCTTCTTCGACCTCGAGGACGGCCTGGGCCTGCAATGGCAAGCCGCCTCGGGCTTTGCCGCCAGCGCCTCGATTGGCCGCGATGCCGGCCGCGCCGATGGCGACAGCCAACACCGCCATGGATCGGACACCCTCGCAGGCATGGGCGCAATCGGCGGCGCCAGCGTGCTCAACCTGCAGGTCAGCCAGCCGCTGAGCGACTGGCTGGCGGTAAGGGCCAAGGCCGAACTGCGTACCGGCGGGGAGCAACGCGGCGACCAATATGCCTTGGGCTTTGTCAGCACCTTGTTCGCAGGCGACCGCGACAGGCTTACCTGGAGCGTCGACGCCCACGCCGGCTCCGCACGTTTCAACCAGACCTACTTCGGCGTCAACGCCGCACAGAGCCGCAATACCGGGTTCGCCCGCTACAGCGCCGACCAGGGCATCTATGCCTACTCCTCCGAGCTGTCGTGGCTGCATGCCTTCGATGCGCACTGGTCGAGCGTCGCCGGTATCGAGCTGAGCCACTACACCGACCAGGTGCGCAACAGCCCGATCATCACCAGGTCCACCACCGCCACCAGCTACCTCGGCGTCAACTACAGCTTCTGA
- a CDS encoding mechanosensitive ion channel family protein codes for MNDRITRLFTDTTLFGVSILNLLLALGAALLTFVIARAAIGLLLRRVQRWSEHDGAMSQVLAKVLAGTSNGLLLLASLLVGLGMLDLPERWLTRVGSLWFVVAALQIGLWANRAIGLGLSRYFSRQHGAGLNQGSALATLSAWGARVLLWSVVLLAMLSNLGVNITAFVASLGVGGIAVALAVQNILGDLFASLSIAVDKPFEVGDFIVIGPLAGSVEHVGLKTTRIRSLGGEQIVMANASMIGSTIQNYKRLQERRIVFEFGLSYDTPTEAVKKAPGIVEEAIRAQEQVRFDRAHLRGFGKEALEFECVYIVKDPGYNLYMDIQQAINFRLLERFSRIGAKFAVPVRAIKVTALPQQANMQNLG; via the coding sequence ATGAACGATCGCATTACCCGCCTGTTCACCGACACCACGCTGTTCGGTGTCTCCATCCTCAACCTGCTGCTGGCGCTGGGCGCAGCCCTGCTGACCTTCGTCATCGCCCGCGCGGCCATTGGCTTGCTGCTGCGCCGGGTGCAACGCTGGTCGGAGCATGACGGCGCCATGAGCCAGGTGCTGGCCAAGGTCCTGGCCGGCACCAGCAACGGCTTGCTGCTGCTGGCCTCGCTGCTGGTGGGCCTGGGCATGCTCGACCTGCCCGAGCGCTGGCTGACGCGGGTCGGCAGCCTGTGGTTCGTGGTCGCCGCGCTGCAGATCGGGCTGTGGGCCAACCGCGCCATCGGCCTGGGCCTGAGCCGCTACTTCAGCCGCCAGCACGGCGCCGGCCTGAACCAGGGCAGCGCCCTGGCCACCCTGTCGGCCTGGGGCGCACGGGTGCTGCTGTGGTCGGTGGTGCTGCTGGCGATGCTGTCGAACCTGGGGGTGAACATCACCGCCTTCGTCGCCAGCCTCGGCGTGGGCGGCATCGCCGTGGCCCTGGCGGTGCAGAATATCCTCGGCGACCTTTTCGCCTCGTTGTCGATTGCCGTGGACAAGCCCTTCGAGGTCGGCGACTTCATCGTCATCGGCCCGCTGGCTGGCAGCGTCGAACACGTCGGCCTGAAGACCACGCGCATCCGCAGCCTGGGTGGCGAGCAGATCGTCATGGCCAATGCCAGCATGATCGGCAGCACCATCCAGAACTACAAGCGCCTGCAAGAGCGGCGTATCGTCTTCGAGTTCGGCCTGTCCTACGACACCCCCACCGAGGCGGTAAAAAAAGCGCCGGGCATCGTCGAGGAGGCGATCAGGGCCCAGGAGCAGGTGCGCTTCGACCGCGCCCACTTGCGCGGCTTTGGCAAGGAAGCGCTGGAGTTCGAGTGCGTGTACATCGTCAAGGACCCCGGCTACAACCTGTACATGGACATCCAGCAGGCCATCAACTTCCGCCTGCTGGAACGCTTCTCGCGAATTGGCGCCAAGTTCGCCGTGCCGGTACGGGCGATCAAGGTCACGGCCCTGCCGCAACAGGCCAATATGCAGAACCTGGGCTAG
- a CDS encoding response regulator yields MTRKLILIIEDDADSASILEAYLKRDFFEVALARDGHAGVELHHRLRPDLVLLDMMLPRLDGAEVLTALRKRGDTPVIMVSAMGDEPEKLGALRHGADDYVVKPYNPREVVARVQAVLRRTQATGTHQTRLRFEALWLDRDSRAAGVVQTDGRERAIDLTPTEFNLLALLLAAPHKAFGRDELLARCLPDSDALSRVVDAHIHNVRRKLELHGITGVLVTVRSVGYRFH; encoded by the coding sequence GTGACCCGCAAACTGATCCTGATCATCGAGGACGACGCCGACAGCGCCAGCATCCTCGAGGCCTACCTCAAGCGCGATTTCTTCGAGGTGGCGCTGGCCAGGGATGGCCATGCCGGTGTCGAGCTGCACCACCGGCTCAGGCCCGACCTGGTGCTGCTCGACATGATGCTGCCCAGGCTCGACGGTGCTGAAGTGCTCACTGCCCTGCGCAAGCGCGGCGACACCCCGGTGATCATGGTCAGCGCCATGGGCGACGAGCCGGAGAAGCTCGGCGCCCTGCGCCATGGCGCCGACGACTATGTGGTCAAGCCGTACAACCCCAGGGAGGTGGTGGCCCGGGTCCAGGCAGTGCTGCGCCGCACCCAGGCCACTGGCACCCACCAGACGCGCCTGCGCTTCGAGGCGCTGTGGCTGGACCGCGACAGCCGCGCGGCGGGGGTGGTCCAGACCGATGGTCGGGAACGCGCCATCGACCTCACGCCGACCGAGTTCAACTTGCTGGCGTTGCTGCTGGCAGCCCCGCACAAGGCCTTCGGCCGCGACGAACTGCTGGCCCGTTGCCTGCCGGACAGCGACGCCCTGAGCCGGGTGGTCGACGCCCATATCCACAACGTCCGACGCAAACTCGAGTTGCACGGGATCACCGGGGTACTGGTGACCGTGCGCTCGGTCGGCTACCGCTTCCACTGA
- a CDS encoding amidohydrolase family protein, whose translation MDRDVEVMSRSPFEAAGADGDGFADRWHARTDASVSAIDGHAHVFVQGLPMLRERRHTPDYSATVDDYARQLAAQRISHGVLVQPSFLGTDNTFLLGVLARYPKRFRAVVVVEPEIAEARLEALARCGVVGVRLNLLGTALPDLAQPSWQRFMARIKALDWHIEVQRQAVDLPYLLNPMLRSGCKVVVDHFGRPEPRQGTADPGFQYLLGQGDSGQVWVKLSGAYRCAAGHADPAGQAFGERASRLLLQAFSSSRLLWGSDWPHTQHRQWVDFAAAKASLAQWVPDPLARLNVLRHTAQDLFKFSQ comes from the coding sequence ATGGACAGGGACGTCGAGGTCATGAGCAGATCGCCGTTCGAAGCGGCAGGCGCCGATGGCGATGGTTTCGCCGATCGCTGGCATGCCCGCACGGACGCGTCGGTGAGCGCCATCGATGGTCATGCCCATGTCTTCGTGCAGGGCCTGCCTATGTTGCGCGAGCGGCGTCATACGCCCGACTACAGCGCCACGGTGGATGACTATGCGCGGCAACTGGCGGCGCAGCGGATTTCCCATGGGGTGCTGGTGCAGCCCAGTTTTCTCGGTACCGACAATACCTTCCTGCTGGGCGTGCTGGCGCGTTACCCCAAGCGCTTTCGCGCGGTGGTGGTGGTTGAACCGGAAATCGCCGAGGCCCGGCTCGAGGCCTTGGCCAGGTGCGGTGTGGTCGGTGTGCGCCTGAACCTGCTGGGCACCGCGTTGCCAGACCTGGCGCAGCCGTCGTGGCAGCGCTTCATGGCACGGATCAAGGCGCTGGACTGGCATATCGAAGTGCAGCGTCAGGCTGTGGACTTGCCCTATCTGCTCAACCCCATGCTGCGCAGTGGCTGCAAGGTGGTGGTCGATCACTTCGGCCGTCCGGAGCCCCGGCAGGGCACTGCCGATCCGGGTTTCCAGTACCTGTTGGGCCAGGGCGACAGCGGCCAGGTGTGGGTCAAGCTGTCTGGGGCCTATCGCTGCGCAGCAGGGCATGCCGACCCTGCCGGGCAGGCGTTCGGCGAGCGCGCCAGCCGCCTGTTACTGCAGGCCTTCTCCAGTTCGCGGCTGCTCTGGGGCAGCGACTGGCCACATACCCAGCACCGCCAGTGGGTCGACTTCGCCGCCGCGAAAGCGTCCCTGGCGCAGTGGGTGCCGGACCCGCTGGCGCGCCTGAATGTGTTGCGCCATACCGCCCAGGACCTGTTCAAGTTCTCTCAATGA
- a CDS encoding ATP-binding protein — MKRPPRLWQWVGWRMGLIAGGAVLSMALIMWVRYLCWQLEIDAKIPLHARTQFAASMAAPQGREGEIWAYISRYYSLDDIRPGISGADWWTIALLLSAALPLILVTGFLLLRPLSSRFIAIAKAARQVAGGNLDISLPISARMPLEVQRLAGDFNSMTRRLRLYEQEVQASSAVLAHELRTPLNAAMGRVRGMLDTVFPANPEQLGLVLHQLEHLNLLVDDLLLLSLAQAGQLPLQPSRFTLKALLDERITWFKPQLAAAARKVWVIGLPAEQIHADRKRIGQVFNILLDNYLRYAAAGGDLCIQCQATAQRLTLSFQDRGPGLSEQDVQRVFQRFWRQEPSRNRHAGGSGLGLSIAQAICTAHGGSIEAYQGVQGGLVIELSLPRG; from the coding sequence ATGAAACGTCCGCCAAGGCTATGGCAATGGGTCGGTTGGCGCATGGGCTTGATCGCTGGCGGCGCCGTGTTGTCGATGGCGCTGATCATGTGGGTGCGCTACCTGTGCTGGCAGCTCGAGATCGACGCCAAGATCCCGCTGCATGCGCGCACCCAGTTCGCCGCGTCGATGGCCGCGCCCCAGGGCCGTGAAGGCGAGATCTGGGCCTACATCAGCCGCTACTACAGCCTCGACGATATTCGTCCCGGCATCAGCGGTGCCGACTGGTGGACCATCGCCTTGCTGTTGAGCGCGGCGCTGCCGTTGATCCTGGTCACCGGTTTTCTGTTGCTGCGGCCACTGTCGAGCCGCTTCATCGCCATCGCCAAGGCCGCGCGCCAGGTCGCCGGCGGCAACCTCGACATCAGCCTGCCGATCAGCGCGCGCATGCCGCTGGAGGTGCAGCGCCTGGCTGGCGACTTCAACAGCATGACCCGCCGCCTGCGCCTGTACGAGCAGGAGGTCCAGGCCTCGAGCGCGGTGTTGGCCCATGAGCTGCGCACGCCGCTCAATGCCGCGATGGGCCGGGTGCGCGGCATGCTGGACACGGTGTTCCCGGCCAACCCGGAGCAGCTCGGCCTGGTCCTGCACCAATTGGAGCACCTGAACCTGCTGGTCGACGATCTGCTCCTGCTGTCGCTGGCCCAGGCCGGGCAGCTGCCGCTGCAGCCCTCGCGCTTCACCCTCAAGGCCCTGCTGGACGAACGCATCACCTGGTTCAAGCCACAACTGGCGGCGGCCGCGCGCAAGGTCTGGGTGATCGGCCTGCCGGCCGAGCAGATCCATGCCGACAGAAAGCGCATCGGCCAGGTGTTCAACATCCTGCTGGACAACTACCTGCGCTACGCCGCAGCAGGGGGCGACCTGTGCATCCAGTGCCAGGCGACGGCGCAGCGGCTGACCCTGAGCTTCCAGGATCGCGGCCCGGGCCTGTCCGAGCAGGATGTGCAGCGGGTGTTCCAGCGGTTCTGGCGCCAGGAACCCTCGCGCAACCGCCATGCCGGCGGCAGCGGGCTCGGTTTGTCGATCGCCCAGGCGATCTGCACCGCCCATGGTGGTTCGATCGAAGCCTACCAGGGCGTGCAAGGCGGCCTGGTGATCGAGCTCAGCCTGCCCCGTGGCTGA
- a CDS encoding NAD(P)/FAD-dependent oxidoreductase, producing MMARQATCDAVVIGAGYCGLSAAIELARQGASVRVLDAGQWGGNASACNFGSVAVMPPALPATAHGEHDPAKRLQAALAPVRALREQIQAFGYDCAWTQPGHITLALDDAAAAALRQRGLEAQALLGTGVRWLDARQVGEQTRAQGVVGGLLNEHFALIEPARLLLALRNHAEALGVRVQYASPVLALEPGADTVDLVLAPGRISTARALIASEQAWSLSAAAAREPLVLYQTHLFESAPLTATALRLITQQPRVYGTASADKDYFRVHQGRLLFGSRLGLLPLDAEPQVVVSGLRSRLASYFPTLADVEVRQAWSGNLGFTPDGLPRTGRKGPVSWGGGYCGSGIATAVSCGRQLARLALADTTPMPSAGEGQAPRC from the coding sequence ATGATGGCCCGACAAGCGACCTGTGACGCAGTGGTCATTGGCGCTGGCTACTGCGGCCTGAGCGCTGCCATCGAGTTGGCCCGGCAGGGGGCAAGCGTGCGTGTGCTGGACGCTGGGCAATGGGGCGGCAACGCCAGCGCCTGCAACTTCGGTTCGGTCGCGGTCATGCCCCCGGCACTGCCTGCGACTGCCCACGGCGAGCATGACCCGGCCAAGCGCCTGCAGGCGGCGTTGGCGCCGGTGCGCGCCCTCAGGGAGCAGATCCAGGCATTCGGCTATGACTGCGCCTGGACGCAGCCAGGGCATATCACCCTGGCGCTGGACGATGCCGCGGCGGCGGCGCTCAGGCAACGCGGGCTCGAGGCCCAGGCACTGCTGGGCACTGGCGTGCGCTGGCTGGATGCTCGCCAGGTCGGCGAACAGACCCGTGCGCAAGGCGTGGTGGGCGGGCTGCTCAATGAGCATTTCGCCCTGATCGAGCCGGCGCGGCTGTTGCTTGCCTTGCGCAACCATGCCGAGGCCCTCGGTGTACGCGTCCAGTATGCAAGCCCGGTGCTGGCACTTGAGCCGGGGGCCGACACGGTCGATCTGGTGCTGGCGCCAGGGCGGATCAGCACGGCACGGGCGCTGATTGCCAGCGAGCAGGCCTGGTCGTTGTCCGCGGCAGCGGCCCGCGAGCCCCTGGTGCTGTACCAGACCCACCTGTTCGAAAGTGCGCCGCTGACAGCCACTGCACTGCGACTGATCACCCAGCAGCCGCGGGTCTATGGCACGGCCAGCGCCGACAAGGACTACTTCCGCGTTCACCAGGGGCGCTTGCTGTTTGGCAGTCGTCTGGGCCTGCTGCCCCTGGATGCCGAGCCGCAGGTCGTGGTGTCCGGGCTGCGCAGCCGCCTGGCGAGCTACTTCCCGACGTTGGCTGACGTCGAGGTGCGCCAGGCGTGGTCTGGCAACCTCGGTTTCACGCCCGACGGCCTGCCGCGCACAGGGCGCAAGGGGCCGGTGTCGTGGGGCGGTGGTTATTGCGGCAGTGGCATTGCCACGGCGGTGAGTT
- a CDS encoding isocitrate lyase/PEP mutase family protein — translation MTDSSMQRRAAFRRQVEARQGLLVAGVFNALSARIASDVGFQALYLSGAGVTNMSLGLPDLGFVGLDEMAAHAARVRDSVALPLIVDADTGFGNALNVRHAVRVLERSGADAIQFEDQVLPKKCGHFSGKEVISCAEMVGKLKAAVDAREDPNLMIIARTDACAVEGMEAAIERAHRYVEAGADILFIEATERLEDIRRLPGLFRTPNLINIVIGGKTPTLDRAELAELGYGIVLYANAGLQSAALGMQRALGALLEHGRLDEDPALVVPFAERQRLVDKSRFDQLERAYAAQDR, via the coding sequence ATGACTGATTCAAGCATGCAGCGCAGAGCCGCGTTCCGCCGCCAGGTCGAAGCACGCCAGGGGCTGCTGGTAGCCGGCGTGTTCAATGCCCTGAGCGCTCGGATTGCCAGTGATGTCGGCTTCCAGGCCTTGTACCTGAGCGGTGCCGGCGTCACCAACATGTCGCTGGGCCTGCCCGACCTGGGGTTCGTTGGCCTGGACGAGATGGCGGCCCATGCGGCCCGGGTGCGCGACAGCGTCGCGCTGCCCTTGATCGTCGATGCCGATACCGGCTTCGGCAACGCCCTGAACGTGCGCCATGCGGTGCGGGTACTGGAGCGCAGCGGCGCGGACGCGATCCAGTTCGAAGACCAGGTACTGCCGAAGAAATGCGGGCATTTCAGCGGCAAGGAGGTCATCAGCTGCGCCGAGATGGTGGGCAAGCTCAAGGCCGCAGTGGATGCGCGCGAAGACCCGAACCTGATGATCATCGCCCGCACCGATGCCTGCGCCGTAGAGGGGATGGAGGCGGCCATCGAGCGTGCCCATCGCTATGTCGAGGCGGGGGCGGACATCCTGTTCATCGAGGCCACCGAGCGTCTGGAGGACATTCGCCGCCTACCTGGGCTGTTCCGCACGCCGAACCTGATCAACATCGTGATCGGTGGCAAGACCCCGACGCTTGACCGTGCCGAGCTCGCCGAGCTGGGCTACGGCATCGTGCTGTACGCCAATGCCGGCCTGCAGAGTGCCGCGTTGGGCATGCAGCGGGCCCTGGGTGCACTGCTCGAGCACGGGCGCCTGGATGAAGACCCGGCATTGGTGGTGCCCTTCGCCGAGCGCCAGCGGTTGGTGGACAAGTCACGTTTCGACCAGCTTGAGCGTGCCTATGCCGCCCAGGACCGCTAG
- a CDS encoding chitinase, with amino-acid sequence MANIDFNQHAAGQDDAASRMPSLDGKKILMGYWHNWPAGPADGYQRGQFANMSLEEVPRDYNVVAVAFMKGSGIPTFKPYNLSDAEFRRQVGVLNSQGRAVLMSLGGADAHIALNKGHEQPLANEIIRLVETYGFDGLDIDLEQSAIDFASNKTVLPAALKLVKDHYKAQGKHFIISMAPEFPYLTSAGRYVDYLKALEGYYDFIAPQFYNQGGDGLWVEEANNGRGAWIAQNNEALKEDFLFYLSESLATGTRGFTRIAPDKLVIGLPANVDAAATGYVSNPTALTNAFKRLYAKGVSIKGLMTWSVNWDSGVNKDHVPYNQEFSRRYGPLINGAKAAHEAVSANAR; translated from the coding sequence ATGGCAAACATTGACTTCAACCAACACGCCGCGGGGCAGGACGATGCCGCCTCGCGCATGCCGAGCCTGGATGGCAAGAAGATCCTCATGGGCTATTGGCACAACTGGCCGGCTGGCCCTGCCGATGGCTACCAACGCGGGCAGTTCGCCAACATGAGCCTGGAGGAGGTGCCGCGCGACTACAACGTGGTGGCGGTGGCGTTCATGAAAGGCAGCGGCATCCCGACCTTCAAGCCGTACAACCTGTCCGACGCCGAGTTCCGCCGCCAGGTGGGCGTGCTCAACAGCCAGGGCCGGGCAGTGCTGATGTCCCTGGGCGGCGCCGATGCGCATATTGCCTTGAACAAGGGCCATGAGCAGCCACTGGCCAATGAAATCATCCGCTTGGTGGAAACCTACGGTTTCGACGGGCTGGACATCGATCTTGAACAGAGCGCGATTGATTTCGCCAGTAACAAGACCGTGTTGCCTGCCGCGCTGAAGCTGGTCAAGGACCACTACAAGGCCCAGGGCAAGCACTTCATCATCAGCATGGCGCCGGAGTTTCCCTACCTGACCAGCGCCGGGCGCTACGTCGACTACCTCAAGGCGCTGGAGGGGTACTACGACTTCATCGCCCCGCAGTTCTACAACCAGGGTGGCGATGGGCTGTGGGTCGAGGAGGCCAACAATGGCCGCGGCGCCTGGATTGCCCAGAACAACGAGGCGCTGAAGGAGGACTTCCTCTTCTACCTCAGCGAAAGCCTGGCCACTGGCACCCGCGGCTTCACCCGCATTGCCCCCGACAAGCTGGTGATCGGCCTGCCGGCCAACGTCGACGCCGCAGCCACCGGCTATGTGAGCAACCCGACGGCGCTGACCAATGCGTTCAAGCGCCTGTATGCCAAGGGTGTGTCGATCAAGGGGCTGATGACCTGGTCGGTCAATTGGGACAGTGGGGTCAACAAGGACCATGTGCCTTACAACCAGGAGTTCAGCCGGCGCTATGGGCCGTTGATCAACGGCGCCAAGGCCGCCCATGAGGCGGTGTCGGCCAACGCCCGCTAG
- a CDS encoding LysR family transcriptional regulator: METRHLRYFLAIADSGSITRAAEQLDIAQPALSQALVRMEKELGVKLFERSRRGALLTPAASAIIDDLRASLANIDAATQRARAIGAKRAGRLIIGFVSTALFGTLPRALDRMQARHPGVDMVLREMSNAEQALALQRGEIDIGLLHTPVSIQGNMREQRINQDPLIAVLPSDYPVGEDGKVGLAQLAATGLVWFPEQQLPLIRNAILSTFRRQGHPIEIIQEANRTLTVVAYVAAGRGVSLLPATVQALHFEGTRYSQIRDGADLPHFELSAIWPAQSRASMADHFAELLFEP; the protein is encoded by the coding sequence ATGGAAACCCGACATCTGCGTTATTTCCTGGCGATTGCCGACAGCGGCAGCATCACCCGCGCCGCCGAACAACTGGATATCGCCCAGCCAGCCCTGAGCCAGGCCCTGGTCCGCATGGAAAAGGAGCTTGGGGTCAAGCTGTTCGAGCGCTCACGCCGCGGCGCGTTGCTGACCCCCGCGGCCAGCGCCATCATCGATGACCTGCGCGCCAGCCTGGCCAACATCGACGCCGCCACGCAGCGCGCCCGCGCCATCGGGGCCAAGCGCGCCGGGCGCCTGATCATCGGCTTCGTGTCCACGGCACTGTTCGGCACCCTGCCCCGTGCCCTCGACCGGATGCAGGCACGCCACCCCGGCGTCGACATGGTGTTGCGCGAAATGAGCAATGCTGAACAGGCCCTGGCCCTGCAACGCGGCGAAATCGACATCGGCCTGCTGCATACGCCGGTGTCGATCCAGGGCAACATGCGCGAACAACGCATCAACCAGGACCCCCTGATCGCGGTACTGCCCAGCGACTACCCGGTGGGCGAGGATGGCAAGGTCGGCCTGGCGCAGCTCGCGGCCACTGGCCTGGTGTGGTTCCCCGAACAGCAGTTGCCGCTGATCCGCAACGCGATCCTCAGCACCTTCCGCCGCCAAGGCCACCCCATCGAGATCATCCAGGAAGCCAACCGCACCCTCACGGTGGTGGCCTATGTCGCCGCCGGGCGTGGTGTCTCGCTGTTGCCGGCCACGGTGCAAGCCCTGCATTTCGAAGGCACCCGCTACAGCCAGATCCGCGACGGCGCCGACCTGCCGCACTTCGAGCTCAGCGCCATCTGGCCGGCACAGTCCCGGGCGAGCATGGCCGATCACTTTGCCGAACTGCTGTTCGAGCCATGA